From a single Nicotiana tomentosiformis chromosome 2, ASM39032v3, whole genome shotgun sequence genomic region:
- the LOC138904464 gene encoding serine/threonine-protein phosphatase 7 long form homolog — protein sequence MEVPSLHPGPASLELLLLQGDHRLSHIWEGQLLTQTFRVRRVDDMWGFLRDHPLHPRIVRRLQDTSFYRIVEIGRLQLDWSLITTLIERWRLETHIFHLPIGEATITFQDVEPPDETALVGASRLQLTHVRQHLDALHTNITDDTPELHIHRYTRLLLLLMFGGVLFPNTSGNLVSLRFLHHLERLDDLHQYSWGASVLGYLYKQMCWASMGTQHDFAGFLPLLQVWALEWFLQLQPPLPPLAPGAPPPFLPLARRWVDRRGYGRAYEARHNIPLCKDLLDFMEGVQQQANS from the exons atggaggttccgtctttgcatcccggacctgccagTCTAGAGCTACTGTTGTTACAGGGTGATCATAGGTTGTCGCACATATGGGAGGGACAGTTACTGACCCAGACATTCCGTGTCAGgagagtagacgatatgtggggCTTTCTCAGGGACCACCctctccatccccgtatagtcagaCGCCTCCAGGATACGAGTTTTTATAGGATTGTGGAGATCGGCCGGCTGCAGCTGGATTGGTCGTTGATCACGACCCTGATAGAGCGGTGGAGACTGGAGACGCACATATTCCAtttgcccattggcgaggccactatCACATTTCAGGACGTGGAG CCACCGGATGAGACTGCACTGGTTGGGGCCAGTCGTCTACAGTTGACGCACGTCCGGCAACATTTGGATGCATTGCACACTAACATCACAGATGATACACCGGAGCTTCATATTCACCGGTACACGCGATTGCTGCTGctccttatgtttggaggggttttgttcccgaacacttcggggaacctagtgagcttgagatttcttcatcatcttgagcggctagatgatttacatcaGTACAGCTGGGGTGCTTCTGTTCTCGGTTACTTGTACAAGCAGATGTGctgggcgagcatgggcacccagcaTGACTTTGCTGGATTTTTGCCGCTGctacag gtttgggccttgGAGTGGTTCCTtcagttgcagccacctctaccacccttaGCTCCTGGTGCACCACCTCCatttctccctctagctaggaggtgggttgataggcgaggatATGGACGGGCGTACGAAGCTCGACATAATATCCCTTTGTGCAAGGATTTGTTGGATTTTATGGAGGGCGTACAG CAACAAGCTAATAGCTAG